The DNA region ATATTTTCTAACATGATTGagggtattatggaagtgttcatggatgatttttctgtgtatggtaaatcttttgatgaatgcttatctatCTTGTTtaaggttttgcagagatgtgaagagttcaatttagttttgaattgggaaaagtgccattttacggtacaagaaggaattgttttgggacatcttgtgtcaaacaggggtattgaggcggataaatcaaaggtagaaattattgagaaaatgccacccccaacatctgtgaagggagtgaggagtttcttggggcatcTTTGGATTTTAcagagattcatcaaggatttctctaagatttctaaacctcttaccaatttattgagtaaagaagtggaatttaattttgatactaattgtatgaatgcttttgcgggataaaggaagctttgatatccGCCTATTATGCACCcagattggtcattaccttttgagttaatgtgcgatgctagtgattatgccattggggctgttttgggacaaaggaaagTTAAGAAagtgtatgcaatatactatgcaagtaggaccttagatgatgctcaaataaattactctactacagagaaagagtttttggcagtagtatttgcagtagataaattcaggtcctatcttgtggggtctaagGTCATAGTATACACGGATCAcgcagctatcaagtatctccttcagaaaaaagaggctaaacctagattgataaggtgggtaTTACTctttcaagagtttgacttggaaattaaagataagaaaggagtagaaaatgtggtagcggatcatctatctagattgaggcaagaacaaggagacaaTCTGGGAAAAGAACtcccaatagatgattattttcctgatgagcaactgttagtaatcatgaatgcaaaaaccccttggtatgcagattttgtgaactatctagtgtgtggaatccttccacctgatctaacatggcagcaaaagaagaaatttctttttgatgtgaaggattatgattgggaggagccatttttgttcaagaaatgtggagatgggctgattagaagatgtttagctgatgaggagatagggaatgttatcaaagattgccattcttcactttatgggggtcacATGAGTgcgacaaagactgcagaaaaagttcttcaagcagggttcttttggccacacatgtttaaggatgtgaggaagtttgtaaatgcatgtgataggtgtcaaaggatgggtaatatctcaaagagagatgaaatgcccctccaaaatatattggaagtggaattatttgatgtgtggggcattgatttcatgggaccttttccatcgtccttgggacacaaatacattttagttggagtagattatgtgagcaaatgggttgaagctataccatctccaactaatgatgtaagagttgtgattaaattccttaaaaagttcatttttacaagatttggaactccacgtgccattataagtgatggaggttctcatttttgcaaccatcaatttgaaagattattgcaaaaatatggagtgaagcataaggttgcaacaccctaccatccacaaactagtggtcaagtggagatctccaatagagagctgaaaagaattcttgaaaaaacagtgaatagttcaaggaaagattggtcactaaagttagatgatgctctttgggcctatagaacagcttttaaaactcctattggaactaccccatttagattggtttatgggaaagcttgtcatttacctttggagttggagcatagagcatattgggccataagaacactgaactttgacttaaaaactgcaggagaaaaaagaatgctgcaactaaatgaacttgaggaacttagactggatgcttatgaaaatgccaagctttacaaggaaagaactaagagatggcatgataagcatattaggaggaaagaatttcaggaaggtgatgttgttcttctatacaactctaggttaaggttatttccgggaaaattaaagtcaagatggtcaggaccctacactgttataaaggtatactcctatggagctgttgagataggaaatgaaacctcagggactttcaaagttaatgggcagagattaaagcattatattgttggagaacccaTGCAAAGGGtcgtagaggtttcatggcttagtTCCCCAATCAGGGATGCTTAgaattggagtggaaggtcaagcttaaaaccctaaacaagcgcttcttgagaggcaacccaagcgtatccttttatagttcattaattttccatttcatttcacttTCAGTTTTAACCCTCATTaatctcaaaagtgacatttgtttatcttttgtaggccattcatgaagattgggcaagttTACACTTGTGGCAAAAACAAAGAATTGAAGGGAAGCAAGTATAAACAACATTCTGCACTTTATCCAGTGCttgtgaacagtaacacctttaaacttgtaCTAAATTACTGATATTGCAATCCACTTGATAGCACATGCTTgattttgtgtcttgtgtaaattctGAGATATACAACTTggatgaggatcaattttgatatttaggactgatgtgagctttattgaagtgcaaaaatagtgtttgttaagttttaccttttagtgtatatatagtttTTGTAGTCTGTTAGAATTTGCATGTTTTTGTTTGAGTTACTGCTAGTTTTTGCAGTTTGCAGATTTttgctactgttcatgctacttttCATGCTGCTAAAAAGGTcaattctatgtcttttctgcaattcTTGAATGCTTGGAACTTGTCTAAAATGCTGCtgaaaatatgcttttggtataagtttagaaaggagaccatttcattGAATGTGCAAAAAGGTAGTCACAATTGGTGCCTAAATTGAAAAATGCTTGCATAAGCTAAATGAATATATTGTGTTTGATGAGTGCTAAGAGATGATGAACTTAAATCcctcaattttatggtgtttgtgtgtatttggtaattgctgagggtcatgatagcattccatagcttttggactgtttttggcaaacaaaaccacaatttttcccaaaacctgctGAAACTTGCTGATAACATTGCTTGTCAAGCAGAGTCTTAAGCAAATTCTGCTAAACcttatgcttaaccccaagcatggCCCATCTTACAACAGGTCTGCCCCACAATTTAAAATAGCCCAAGATGTCCGCCAATTTTCCAAAAACCTCCGCCAACACTCCCGATAAACCTCGTCGACTTCTTTTCCCACGCCATTTCTTCCGGCAATCTTTACAGGAAGCCGAACAGTTTCTTTCCTTTCATTAAAATGGTAAGAACTAAAATGTGGTCTTCCCACAAACCCAAACTCAGCAAATTTCGGCCTAAAATGGGTACTCCATCTTCATTGcccacaaaccctaaccccagccccAGTCCGCCACTCCCTCAGTCACCGCCACCACAAACTCCACCATTACCACAATCGCCACCACCTCAATCACCGCCACCACCCCCAAGCCAAATACCACCTCTCATTCCGCCGACTCCGCTCTCGCCGCAATCCGAGCCGCCAAATGAAACACCAATTCTCGACACCCATTCCCCAGAACCTGCGCCTACCCAAACAAAAACAAAAGGCAAAACAAAAAGGGCCGCAGGTAGACCCAAAGAAACCCCTGTCGGAAAACGGAAATGAGTACCCTCTGTTCCTTTCGACCTAAACTCTCCACCTCAGCCGTCCTCTGAACCAGTTAGCAAAAGGACCAGGTCTTCCTCGCAAACCCCAACACCAGCGGTCCAAACACCAGTACCTCAGTCTCCCTTACACTCTCCAGCACCTGCATCATCTGCAGATAATATCGAAgaggtaatttctccattaccttgggcttttagggatatggatatgaaaaaggcctatgagaaattagtttctaaaactattttggcaaacaagtatatggatgagcagattttgaaagaattaggcatttatgaTTCTGTATTTGCCTATTTGGATGTTGTTAGCTGGACTGATTTTGCTAaaattagggaaccagtgtacaaggatttaaccctggaatttttgagttccttaaggctgagtttcaaaccaacagtgcctgaacataaagatatgatatattttcgatgtgctggaattgatagggagttagacatggcTGCTATGAATGCgatttttggttttcaggattcggggtataaaaacattgagtggcagcaaactgtttatgaccctgttcaattctggaaggatattgcaccttttgggggttattatagacagaggactacaaaagcctctaggatagttgatCATGTATTGAAATACCTCCATCGGTTCATTTCTTACCTttgttttaggaaggggacacgaATAAGATTGTGGAGTCGTGACTTGTTTCtcttgtggtgcatgaaggagagaaaacaagtaagcacagcccatttcatagccactcattggcaccaaattgtcacaaagcatactaaaggtagtatagtttttggggggtatataattgctatagcaaactcatttagctttgatgctagtctatataaattgctgccagtttctggggaatcatatatagacagcacaatgttgctgcatatggatgtttgtgagaaaatAGGCCATACCTATACTGCATTCTGAAAGATCCCGATACCACCGGTACTCTGCACCCCACTACCTTTACACCAAAGTAACCACAACCAACCACTACCCCACAGTTTTCAGCAGACATTTTATCCATCttaagatccttggaatccagaataacaagtttcactgtccaaccatctgttccctcacctgacaacacagaaattcttgctaccttgaagaacttagaaatcaaaattgaaaccatgggtcagcagcaggttaaccaaaagaaaaagctagaaaagaaacttaaaaagagatttttatctcttaaaaagaaaaCAAGCAACATCAACTTCAAATGTTGGAACTTTACAACAAAGCCGCCCAATCCTACAACAACTTATATCATTGGGCCAAGccatgtttcaagaaatgaaagacctcCACGAAAATTTGGAAAGCCTTACAAGCTTCGGATCACAATGAACCTACTGCAGAACCTGAAGCAGACCCTGATGCAGCAACAAAGACTTGATAGCAGAGCTTGATCAGTAGCAGCAGTTTTAATTTCTGTTTTaagtttattttgtaatctgtttattttagtTTTCGAACTTTGGTActagttgtaatactttggtaattagtttttatgattatacttgcacttctttcctttagtttactttactttattttattttattttctgctataGACATAGATACTCTGTGAAtgctttttagtttaatttttgatttaactattagattttatttctttacacttttccattttcttacacgttatttttgcactttatctttttcttcaatcctaattttgttgacattgatgagttgcacaaattTTCTTTGAGCCACACCTGTTCCACATCAGttggaggtaacagcttacccttACACCATTTAAGCTTATGGTATGTtaccaatgcttatgctttcgctttaccctacgcaGCAGGTTAAGCAatatcttaagcagtgtaaattcatacatttgggatactttttcacatttttctctctaaagcttctttgttaatatcattttgagctaattttggaattcttgaccttatattgatttaatccccaattgtataaatttcattaattgattagtttacacaattttgcccatctttgcattcattttagacattgaggacaatgtttcatttgagtttgggggtgagggcaaaatttttgcaaaatttttaaaaagaaaatttctttcattcatttattgcatttcattcatccatatatagataatccatatacttatacatataccacgCACATGTCTATACTTatatacatacatttgcatatagttttcatatagattacacttagttttaatttgatttatgcattcattttaggatcatgcatatcataaaaataaatttttaccttgtccttagaggattgagaattgctttgaagagcaattgagcttacttttagaagggtttgatggattgaaagttctagataggtgcaaagttattagattcttgctttagtttatatcttattagccaagggccacccaatcaattgcattgactttgagtgcttagagaaaactctagggtgagaagtagctaattgatgtctcaccaatcctagaacaatctttctaaacctttcaaggcgaaatcatagcatacacttgaaaaagaaatgatctaggcattctttgaattttaaacccatattttagccttagccaacctcacttcaaaatttcctttgaaaccaatttgagcctacatttatccctcttatttctttggaacccacattaatacctagccataaacccaaacacttacctaccctccatgagaataattctttgagtgatagatacatataaataaataaaataaaaaaaaatgataataattagttgggagttttgattcaaaaaaaaaaaaaaagctagcaaattcaattatggtatgtaaagtaattcaccacccaagtacacaaagaaatgagtttgggagtgaattgaaagggacaattgtaattcaaagtcaatattatttatatagtccctctaaaagcttcaaaattatatgctagcattggtgaatagttgtaaagttccttctcccaaatccttcctaaaaaaaaaaaaaaaaaattgtgtgtcttgatcttttaataatttgattattctcatattttgttacccttatccctttcttgttatccacattatcacccccttagccccattacgacccttgaaagtccttttgatcttttgatggtgttttgctacattagtggagattggaataggagaattgcctatgggattgtgatatcattaatccattcatttacttccatcattatttgagacactttagtttgtggattaccctatagtctatttaggcacgattattctttgtgattgattggtttgggcttgatgatatggataattgacccaaggctaagcggtgataact from Hevea brasiliensis isolate MT/VB/25A 57/8 unplaced genomic scaffold, ASM3005281v1 Scaf412, whole genome shotgun sequence includes:
- the LOC131177340 gene encoding proline-rich receptor-like protein kinase PERK2, with amino-acid sequence MGTPSSLPTNPNPSPSPPLPQSPPPQTPPLPQSPPPQSPPPPPSQIPPLIPPTPLSPQSEPPNETPILDTHSPEPAPTQTKTKGKTKRAAGRPKETPVGKRK